In Henriciella litoralis, the genomic window CAAGGGTTCCGCTCAGGCTGCGTCCGCGACGAGCCGCGCAATATCGGCCGCATACCGGTCAGCTTTCTTCTCTCCGACACCGCTGATCGCGCGCAGCGCGTCTTCCGTGCCCGGCCTTTCGACCGCAATCGCCGCCAGCGTGCGGTCGTGGAAAATGACATAAGGCGGCACGCCCTTGTCCTTTGCGACCTCAAGACGCCAGCCACGAAGGGCTTCAAACAATGCCTGATCGCGAACCGAAAGATCGCTCGCATGATTGGCCGCTGCAGAGCGGCGCGTCTTGCGAGCCTTGCGGACGGTCGGGTCCTCGCGCAGCCAGATTTGCCGGTCACCGCGAAACAGGGCCTTGGCCTCATCCTGGTCCGGCACAGCAATCACCGGGCGCATCACCTCACCGGCTTCAGCCAGCAACCCATTGAACAGCAGCTCGTCGAACACCGCATTCCAGCCAGATTTCGGCAACGCTTCGCCAATGCCATAGGTCGAGAGCTTTGACAGGTCTTCATCAAAGCCGTCGCGCGCCGCGCCCGTCAGGTGGATGATCAAGCGGCCCCGGCCAATCCGCTGGCCACACCGGATCACTGCCGACACCGCCATTTGCGCGAAGCGCGTCGCATCGAAACCTTCACCCGGCTCGCGCTGGCAATTGTCGCATTCCCCACATGGCTCGACTTCAGCCTCGCCAAAATAGCGCCGCACCGCCCCGCGGCGGCAGTCCGTTCCATTAAAGAACGCAAAGAGCTGCCGTGTCTTGGTCAGCTGGACCCGCTTGACCTCTTCGGCTGCATCACTCTCCACCGTCCAGCTGATCGACCGGCGCATATCAGCGGGGCCGTAAAGCGCAACGCCTTCAGCCGGTTTGCCATCGCGGCCCGCGCGGCCGACTTCCTGCCAATAGGCCTCAAGCGTTTTTGGTGGATCGGCATGGATCACGAAGCGGACATCCGGT contains:
- the recQ gene encoding DNA helicase RecQ; translated protein: MQTLTNPTDMAAANDLLKRVYGYEAFRGLQGDVIADVLAGRDVLAVLPTGGGKSLCYQIPAILRDGVGLVVSPLIALMADQVDALKALGVRAERLDSSMSFEEKTEALNAAGRGEMDLLYLSPEALSTGLAGRLAQFNVSVIAIDEAHCVSQWGHDFRPDYRALGRLKAMFPGVPRIAVTATADARTRDDILRQLDLTEPHTHVASFDRPNLTLAAEPKAGGRSDRVVSLVKAHKGESGIVYAATRDATEKLAEALERAGIPALAYHAGLDADVRAERQRRFLLEDGLTMCATVAFGMGVDKPDVRFVIHADPPKTLEAYWQEVGRAGRDGKPAEGVALYGPADMRRSISWTVESDAAEEVKRVQLTKTRQLFAFFNGTDCRRGAVRRYFGEAEVEPCGECDNCQREPGEGFDATRFAQMAVSAVIRCGQRIGRGRLIIHLTGAARDGFDEDLSKLSTYGIGEALPKSGWNAVFDELLFNGLLAEAGEVMRPVIAVPDQDEAKALFRGDRQIWLREDPTVRKARKTRRSAAANHASDLSVRDQALFEALRGWRLEVAKDKGVPPYVIFHDRTLAAIAVERPGTEDALRAISGVGEKKADRYAADIARLVADAA